Proteins encoded in a region of the Paraburkholderia azotifigens genome:
- a CDS encoding type II toxin-antitoxin system HicB family antitoxin yields the protein MEYPLYVHRDGDTGFRASFPDLPRADVRGNSLGELKRNAQEMVELMYDRSEQLIPAPTCSTSELHALDVDDGEGIWMFIDINLARVTSKAVGIQLSLLESLLQRVDVAAKERHMTRSAFITLAAVHELENR from the coding sequence ATGGAATATCCACTTTACGTCCACCGCGATGGCGACACCGGCTTTCGCGCCAGTTTTCCCGATTTGCCCCGCGCCGATGTGCGCGGCAATTCGTTGGGCGAACTGAAGCGCAACGCGCAAGAGATGGTCGAGTTGATGTACGACCGCAGCGAGCAACTCATACCTGCTCCCACCTGCAGTACATCGGAATTGCATGCGCTCGACGTGGACGACGGGGAAGGGATCTGGATGTTTATCGACATCAACCTGGCGCGGGTTACCTCAAAAGCTGTAGGCATTCAATTGAGCCTGCTTGAGAGTCTGCTGCAGCGAGTCGATGTGGCGGCAAAAGAACGTCATATGACGCGCTCAGCGTTCATCACGCTGGCTGCCGTACATGAACTTGAGAACCGATAG
- a CDS encoding phasin family protein, translated as MNTTAVEQSADFGLRTLPVFFGLQNEGFERLQKLTHLNLAALKAMLDEGKAVLLSLPSGLPSSTGAVGLSQQFFERALAYAEHVRQIDSQFMAAVTQAGEDLQNRYNAIGKQLAANLGQTTPFGADAAYAAMQSAIGGMMRSQGMMQETVQHAAGMCTPGNAAVPDIA; from the coding sequence ATGAACACCACCGCTGTTGAGCAATCCGCTGACTTCGGCCTGCGTACATTGCCGGTATTTTTCGGCTTGCAGAATGAAGGGTTTGAGCGTTTGCAGAAGCTGACTCATCTCAATCTCGCAGCCCTAAAGGCGATGCTGGACGAAGGAAAAGCCGTCTTGTTATCGCTGCCATCCGGACTACCGTCATCCACTGGCGCGGTCGGCCTGTCGCAGCAATTTTTCGAGCGCGCCCTGGCGTATGCGGAGCATGTCCGACAGATCGATTCGCAGTTCATGGCAGCCGTGACACAGGCCGGCGAGGACCTGCAGAACCGGTACAACGCCATCGGCAAGCAGCTGGCGGCCAACCTTGGACAGACCACTCCCTTTGGTGCTGACGCAGCCTACGCCGCGATGCAGTCTGCGATCGGTGGGATGATGCGGTCCCAGGGAATGATGCAGGAAACCGTCCAGCACGCGGCCGGCATGTGTACGCCCGGCAACGCCGCAGTACCTGACATCGCATAG
- a CDS encoding DUF1003 domain-containing protein, whose amino-acid sequence MQKPAELAEKFFGVPYEALDERAKNVARLVAERRHVARDAAKELDAAMTRGQRAADAVAAFGGSWIFITCFIVIMIVWVGLNSVILAKYSETFDPYPYILLNLFLSMLAAIQAPIILMAQNRQSYKDRMSAEHDYEINLKAELEIMLLHEKVDILRDEQWTELLNIQKEQMEALKNLLTSSKTSSDKVPGAPTA is encoded by the coding sequence ATGCAAAAGCCCGCTGAGCTTGCCGAGAAATTCTTCGGCGTACCCTATGAAGCGTTGGACGAGCGCGCGAAGAATGTTGCGCGGCTGGTCGCGGAGCGCCGACACGTAGCAAGAGATGCGGCGAAAGAACTGGATGCCGCGATGACGCGAGGCCAGCGCGCAGCCGATGCCGTGGCGGCCTTCGGCGGATCGTGGATATTCATCACGTGTTTTATCGTGATCATGATTGTCTGGGTTGGCTTGAATTCGGTGATTCTGGCGAAGTACAGCGAGACTTTTGATCCATACCCCTACATTCTGCTCAACCTGTTTCTCTCGATGCTCGCGGCCATCCAAGCTCCCATCATCCTGATGGCCCAGAACAGGCAGTCATACAAGGACCGAATGTCCGCCGAGCACGACTACGAAATCAATCTGAAGGCCGAACTCGAAATCATGTTGCTGCATGAAAAGGTGGATATCCTGCGTGACGAGCAATGGACCGAATTGCTGAACATTCAGAAGGAGCAGATGGAAGCGCTGAAGAACCTGCTCACGTCCAGCAAGACATCGAGCGATAAAGTACCGGGGGCGCCCACCGCGTGA
- a CDS encoding high-potential iron-sulfur protein: MKQSRRTFLITSLGAASALALSRQAFADAPHVSESDPTAVALGYKEDATKIDKAKYGSKYVAGSMCSNCSLYSGKAGDAFGPCALFGGKQVNSKGWCSGYTKKA; encoded by the coding sequence ATGAAACAGTCTCGTCGCACGTTTCTGATTACGAGTCTTGGCGCCGCTTCGGCGCTCGCCCTCTCACGCCAGGCGTTCGCCGATGCACCGCACGTTAGCGAAAGCGACCCGACCGCGGTAGCGCTCGGCTACAAGGAAGACGCAACCAAGATCGACAAGGCCAAGTACGGGTCGAAGTACGTGGCCGGCTCAATGTGCAGCAACTGCTCGCTGTATTCGGGTAAGGCGGGCGATGCTTTTGGCCCGTGTGCACTGTTTGGCGGAAAGCAAGTCAACAGCAAGGGATGGTGCAGCGGCTATACCAAGAAGGCCTGA
- a CDS encoding Flp family type IVb pilin, producing the protein MQKTLGLIRAFVREEDGVTAIEYGLLAALIAVAIIAGAQLVGTNLNGLFNYIAGKVTAPAA; encoded by the coding sequence ATGCAAAAAACTCTCGGCCTGATCCGTGCCTTTGTGCGTGAAGAAGATGGTGTGACGGCGATTGAATATGGTCTGCTGGCAGCGTTGATCGCGGTGGCGATCATCGCCGGTGCGCAGCTTGTCGGCACAAACCTGAATGGCCTGTTCAACTACATCGCGGGCAAGGTGACCGCACCAGCAGCGTAA
- a CDS encoding Flp family type IVb pilin: protein MKKALDLIRAFVLEEDGVTAIEYGLLAGLIAVSIIGGATALGEGLGQFFTGIGNWFGAVTLP, encoded by the coding sequence ATGAAAAAAGCTCTCGACCTGATCCGTGCCTTTGTGCTCGAAGAAGATGGGGTAACGGCGATTGAATATGGCCTGCTCGCGGGATTGATCGCAGTGAGCATCATCGGCGGTGCTACCGCCCTCGGCGAAGGACTCGGCCAGTTTTTCACCGGCATCGGTAATTGGTTCGGCGCCGTTACGTTGCCTTAA
- a CDS encoding A24 family peptidase has protein sequence MNAFDFPVGACLLGLLGAAAGMDLHARRIPNVLVLTGLVLAFAVQWWQHGAAQGYSAWGLGLLTGGGLFLPLYLLRGMGAGDVKLMAMVGAFVGPEPALEIVLVTCVIGGVWALAVVVFRRALKSTGTNMLAILLSGSGLSGSLSETGEDAAPSSVGSLPYGVAIALGTLCIMVLNSGQSIG, from the coding sequence ATGAACGCTTTTGACTTTCCTGTTGGGGCATGCCTGTTGGGGCTGCTTGGCGCAGCCGCGGGCATGGACCTGCACGCACGGCGCATTCCAAACGTGCTGGTGCTCACTGGCCTTGTGCTGGCGTTCGCCGTGCAGTGGTGGCAGCACGGTGCAGCTCAGGGGTACTCGGCGTGGGGACTCGGATTACTGACTGGCGGGGGCCTGTTTCTTCCGCTCTATCTGCTGCGCGGCATGGGCGCGGGCGACGTGAAGCTGATGGCGATGGTCGGCGCCTTCGTCGGACCAGAGCCGGCGCTGGAGATCGTGCTGGTGACCTGCGTCATTGGCGGCGTCTGGGCGCTGGCGGTGGTGGTCTTCAGGCGCGCGTTGAAGTCGACCGGCACCAACATGCTGGCCATCCTGCTTTCGGGGAGTGGGCTGAGCGGCAGTCTGTCTGAAACAGGAGAGGACGCCGCACCGTCTTCTGTCGGGTCGCTGCCGTATGGCGTGGCCATTGCCCTGGGCACGCTATGCATCATGGTTCTGAACTCGGGGCAGAGCATCGGTTGA
- a CDS encoding ATP-binding protein, whose product MKDEQHTAPQASADVTRLHDASRTRSDADPAETSLLARAPRTIAETGLDQNFLLELVAKSAFVMGKVSLSQLVQRLKLGASVLDSVVSFGVRERILEIVRRGASDLDVELQLTEGGRQRASEFMNRCRYVGPAPVSLAAYEAALKRQSVRHMHVTYAQVRAAFAGLTVRTSLLDDIGGAVNSGKPVIFFGPPGSGKTSLAERLGNLLPGRVAVPYAVAVENEVIQIFDPLIHEPVTIASHDSALGAPADARWQICRRPTVLSGGELTLDMLELRYDASSGFYQAPPHVKANGGLYVVDDLGRQRVEPAELLNRWIVPFDRGRDMLTLHTGLRFSLPFEVWVAFSSNFSPVDLGDEAFFRRLGCKLYVGALDVAEYRAVYERRCEELRVVSDDDAFEYLVHHLHMTSGRPLLACYPGDLLRIVLANAKYLDQPAIADALNLLRAWNAFFAVVGEHDTPPPQQQGAAERSAKKSAAG is encoded by the coding sequence GTGAAAGACGAACAACACACGGCGCCGCAAGCGTCGGCCGACGTGACGCGCCTCCACGACGCAAGCCGCACACGGTCAGACGCGGACCCGGCCGAAACGAGCCTGCTCGCCCGTGCGCCGCGGACCATCGCTGAAACGGGCCTTGACCAGAACTTCCTTCTTGAACTCGTCGCGAAGTCCGCCTTCGTGATGGGCAAGGTGTCGCTGTCCCAGCTTGTGCAACGCCTCAAGCTCGGGGCAAGCGTGCTCGACAGCGTCGTGTCGTTCGGTGTGCGGGAACGGATTCTCGAAATCGTCCGGCGCGGGGCCAGCGACCTCGATGTCGAACTGCAGTTGACGGAAGGCGGCCGTCAGCGTGCGTCCGAATTCATGAACCGCTGCCGTTACGTCGGCCCGGCGCCCGTATCGCTTGCCGCCTATGAAGCGGCGCTGAAGCGGCAATCCGTGCGGCACATGCACGTGACGTATGCGCAGGTGCGCGCGGCCTTTGCAGGGCTGACGGTCAGGACTTCGCTGCTCGACGACATTGGCGGTGCGGTCAACAGCGGCAAGCCGGTGATCTTCTTTGGGCCGCCGGGCAGCGGAAAAACTTCGCTTGCCGAACGATTGGGCAATCTGCTGCCGGGCCGCGTTGCAGTGCCCTATGCCGTTGCCGTCGAGAACGAAGTGATCCAGATTTTTGACCCGCTGATCCACGAGCCGGTCACGATTGCCTCGCACGACAGCGCGTTGGGTGCGCCCGCCGATGCGCGCTGGCAGATCTGCCGGCGGCCCACGGTGCTGTCGGGCGGCGAGCTCACGCTCGACATGCTCGAGCTGCGTTACGACGCATCCAGCGGCTTCTATCAGGCTCCGCCGCACGTGAAGGCCAATGGCGGTCTTTACGTGGTCGACGACCTCGGCCGTCAGCGTGTCGAGCCGGCTGAACTGCTCAACCGCTGGATCGTGCCATTCGACCGCGGCCGCGACATGCTCACCCTGCATACGGGCTTGCGTTTCTCGCTGCCGTTCGAAGTCTGGGTGGCATTTTCGAGCAACTTCTCGCCGGTCGATCTGGGCGACGAGGCCTTCTTCCGGCGCCTCGGCTGCAAGCTGTATGTCGGTGCGCTCGACGTCGCCGAGTACCGGGCCGTGTACGAGCGTCGCTGCGAAGAGCTGCGCGTGGTCTCGGACGACGATGCATTCGAGTATCTCGTGCATCACCTGCACATGACGTCGGGCAGGCCTTTGCTCGCCTGTTATCCGGGTGACCTTCTGCGCATCGTGCTCGCCAATGCGAAGTACCTGGATCAGCCGGCCATCGCCGACGCGCTGAATCTTCTGCGCGCCTGGAACGCCTTTTTCGCGGTGGTCGGTGAGCACGACACGCCACCGCCGCAACAGCAAGGCGCCGCTGAGAGAAGCGCAAAAAAATCAGCGGCCGGTTAA